From a single Vitis vinifera cultivar Pinot Noir 40024 chromosome 18, ASM3070453v1 genomic region:
- the LOC100263592 gene encoding auxin response factor 1 isoform X2, with translation MAMAALNYQLNGSKLGTVNDALYKELWHACAGPLVNVPREQERVYYFPQGHMEQLEASMHQGLDQKMPSFNLPSKILCKVVNVHLRAEPETDEVYAQVTLLPEPDQSEITSPDPPLPEPQSCTVHSFCKTLTASDTSTHGGFSVLRRHADECLPPLDMSQNPPWQELVAKDLHGNEWHFRHIFRGQPRRHLLTTGWSVFVSSKRLAAGDAFIFLRGENGELRVGVRRLMRQLNNVPPSVISSHSMHLGVLATASHAITTGTLFSVFYKPRASPSEFIVSVNKYLEARNHKVSVGMRFKMRFEGDEAPERRFSGTIVGVGDTGSSGWTDSEWRSLKVQWDEPSSILRPERVSPWELEPLVTETPLTAQPMQRSKRPRSPVLSSPTPGLSAFAVKTNSHSFTVNYSSTAVSNNSAYWPQQSEPVPELFTPVPNKEYGKKKPENGNGYRLFGIQLVDNSNVEETLPVTTISSGAGEDQPVVCLDADSDHQSQRSNINQSKTPTVGSDPEKSCLGSSLLQSRQIRSCTKVHMQGMAVGRAVDLTQFSSYKELLSKLEEMFDIKGELCGPTKKWQVVYTDDEDDMMMVGDDPWHEFCSMVRKIFIYTVEEVKELSPKAKLPLKGEFKPGKPDSKTTIGTEDHSSMVGSGF, from the exons atGGCTATGGCGGCTTTAAATTATCAGCTCAATGGATCTAAATTAG GGACCGTCAATGATGCTTTATATAAGGAACTTTGGCATGCCTGTGCTGGGCCTCTGGTTAATGTACCTCGTGAACAGGAACGTGTTTATTACTTTCCTCAAGGCCATATGGAACAG CTTGAAGCATCGATGCATCAGGGGCTGGACCAGAAGATGCCTTCATTCAATTTACCATCTAAGATCCTATGCAAAGTAGTTAATGTTCACCTTCGG GCTGAACCTGAAACTGATGAAGTTTATGCACAAGTTACATTGTTGCCTGAACCAGAT CAAAGTGAGATAACTTCTCCAGATCCTCCACTTCCTGAACCTCAAAGTTGCACTGTCCATTCATTTTGTAAGACACTTACCGCTTCCGACACAAGCACTCATGGGGGATTCTCTGTTCTTCGGAGGCACGCAGATGAATGCTTGCCACCATTG GATATGTCCCAGAATCCACCATGGCAAGAATTGGTTGCTAAAGATTTGCATGGAAATGAATGGCATTTTCGTCATATTTTTCGAG GTCAACCTAGACGTCATCTGCTCACAACTGGATGGAGTGTTTTTGTTAGTTCTAAGAGATTAGCAGCTGGCGATGCATTTATATTCCTTAG AGGAGAAAATGGAGAATTGCGTGTTGGAGTTCGGAGGCTCATGAGACAACTGAACAATGTGCCACCATCTGTAATATCAAGTCACAGCATGCATCTTGGAGTCCTTGCTACTGCATCTCATGCCATCACTACTGGTACCCTATTTTCCGTCTTCTACAAACCAAG GGCAAGTCCATCCGAGTTTATCGTTAGTGTCAACAAGTACCTTGAAGCTCGAAACCACAAGGTTTCTGTGGGTATGAGATTTAAGATGAGATTTGAAGGTGATGAGGCTCCAGAAAGGAG GTTCAGTGGCACAATAGTCGGTGTTGGAGATACTGGATCATCAGGATGGACAGATTCTGAGTGGAGATCCTTAAAG GTTCAATGGGATGAGCCTTCTTCCATCTTGAGGCCAGAAAGGGTATCGCCATGGGAATTGGAGCCACTTGTGACAGAAACTCCTTTGACAGCTCAACCAATGCAAAGAAGCAAACGGCCACGATCACCAGTTTTATCTTCGCCAACCCCAGGCCTTTCAGCTTTTG CTGTGAAGACCAACTCTCATAGCTTTACTGTTAACTACTCAAGTACTGCTGTTTCCAACAATTCAGCATATTGGCCCCAACAATCCGAGCCTGTGCCTGAATTGTTTACCCCAGTTCCCAATAAAGAATATGGAAAAAAGAAACCAGAAAATGGCAATGGCTATAGGTTATTTGGGATTCAACTGGTTGACAATTCCAACGTGGAAGAAACTTTGCCTGTCACGACCATCTCTTCTGGTGCTGGCGAGGATCAGCCAGTTGTCTGTTTGGATGCTGACTCTGACCATCAATCTCAACGTTCAAATATTAATCAATCCAAAACTCCTACTGTTGGCAGCGATCCTGAGAAGTCATGCCTGGGATCTTCTCTACTGCAAAGTCGGCAAATACGAAGCTGCACTAAG GTTCACATGCAAGGCATGGCTGTTGGAAGGGCTGTGGATTTGACACAGTTTAGCAGCTACAAAGAGCTTCTCAGCAAACTCGAAGAGATGTTTGACATCAAAGGTGAGCTCTGCGGACCCACCAAAAAATGGCAGGTCGTCTACACTGATGATGAGGATGATATGATGATGGTTGGAGATGACCCTTGGCA TGAGTTCTGCAGTATGGTAAGGAAGATCTTCATATACACAGTGGAGGAAGTCAAGGAACTGTCTCCAAAGGCGAAACTTCCACTCAAGGGAGAATTCAAACCAGGCAAGCCAGATTCTAAGACGACGATTGGCACTGAAGATCACTCGTCCATGGTGGGGTCTGGATTTTGA
- the LOC100263592 gene encoding auxin response factor 1 isoform X1, with protein MVLNLKIGLYLLLYVLSVLFLPFLFNHMVSLNSSYSSLVGTVNDALYKELWHACAGPLVNVPREQERVYYFPQGHMEQLEASMHQGLDQKMPSFNLPSKILCKVVNVHLRAEPETDEVYAQVTLLPEPDQSEITSPDPPLPEPQSCTVHSFCKTLTASDTSTHGGFSVLRRHADECLPPLDMSQNPPWQELVAKDLHGNEWHFRHIFRGQPRRHLLTTGWSVFVSSKRLAAGDAFIFLRGENGELRVGVRRLMRQLNNVPPSVISSHSMHLGVLATASHAITTGTLFSVFYKPRASPSEFIVSVNKYLEARNHKVSVGMRFKMRFEGDEAPERRFSGTIVGVGDTGSSGWTDSEWRSLKVQWDEPSSILRPERVSPWELEPLVTETPLTAQPMQRSKRPRSPVLSSPTPGLSAFAVKTNSHSFTVNYSSTAVSNNSAYWPQQSEPVPELFTPVPNKEYGKKKPENGNGYRLFGIQLVDNSNVEETLPVTTISSGAGEDQPVVCLDADSDHQSQRSNINQSKTPTVGSDPEKSCLGSSLLQSRQIRSCTKVHMQGMAVGRAVDLTQFSSYKELLSKLEEMFDIKGELCGPTKKWQVVYTDDEDDMMMVGDDPWHEFCSMVRKIFIYTVEEVKELSPKAKLPLKGEFKPGKPDSKTTIGTEDHSSMVGSGF; from the exons ATGGTGCTCAACCTGAAAATTGGTTTATATTTGCTTCTATACGTGTTGTCTGTTTtgtttcttccctttctttttaatcatATGGTATCGTTAAattcttcttattcttctctGGTAGGGACCGTCAATGATGCTTTATATAAGGAACTTTGGCATGCCTGTGCTGGGCCTCTGGTTAATGTACCTCGTGAACAGGAACGTGTTTATTACTTTCCTCAAGGCCATATGGAACAG CTTGAAGCATCGATGCATCAGGGGCTGGACCAGAAGATGCCTTCATTCAATTTACCATCTAAGATCCTATGCAAAGTAGTTAATGTTCACCTTCGG GCTGAACCTGAAACTGATGAAGTTTATGCACAAGTTACATTGTTGCCTGAACCAGAT CAAAGTGAGATAACTTCTCCAGATCCTCCACTTCCTGAACCTCAAAGTTGCACTGTCCATTCATTTTGTAAGACACTTACCGCTTCCGACACAAGCACTCATGGGGGATTCTCTGTTCTTCGGAGGCACGCAGATGAATGCTTGCCACCATTG GATATGTCCCAGAATCCACCATGGCAAGAATTGGTTGCTAAAGATTTGCATGGAAATGAATGGCATTTTCGTCATATTTTTCGAG GTCAACCTAGACGTCATCTGCTCACAACTGGATGGAGTGTTTTTGTTAGTTCTAAGAGATTAGCAGCTGGCGATGCATTTATATTCCTTAG AGGAGAAAATGGAGAATTGCGTGTTGGAGTTCGGAGGCTCATGAGACAACTGAACAATGTGCCACCATCTGTAATATCAAGTCACAGCATGCATCTTGGAGTCCTTGCTACTGCATCTCATGCCATCACTACTGGTACCCTATTTTCCGTCTTCTACAAACCAAG GGCAAGTCCATCCGAGTTTATCGTTAGTGTCAACAAGTACCTTGAAGCTCGAAACCACAAGGTTTCTGTGGGTATGAGATTTAAGATGAGATTTGAAGGTGATGAGGCTCCAGAAAGGAG GTTCAGTGGCACAATAGTCGGTGTTGGAGATACTGGATCATCAGGATGGACAGATTCTGAGTGGAGATCCTTAAAG GTTCAATGGGATGAGCCTTCTTCCATCTTGAGGCCAGAAAGGGTATCGCCATGGGAATTGGAGCCACTTGTGACAGAAACTCCTTTGACAGCTCAACCAATGCAAAGAAGCAAACGGCCACGATCACCAGTTTTATCTTCGCCAACCCCAGGCCTTTCAGCTTTTG CTGTGAAGACCAACTCTCATAGCTTTACTGTTAACTACTCAAGTACTGCTGTTTCCAACAATTCAGCATATTGGCCCCAACAATCCGAGCCTGTGCCTGAATTGTTTACCCCAGTTCCCAATAAAGAATATGGAAAAAAGAAACCAGAAAATGGCAATGGCTATAGGTTATTTGGGATTCAACTGGTTGACAATTCCAACGTGGAAGAAACTTTGCCTGTCACGACCATCTCTTCTGGTGCTGGCGAGGATCAGCCAGTTGTCTGTTTGGATGCTGACTCTGACCATCAATCTCAACGTTCAAATATTAATCAATCCAAAACTCCTACTGTTGGCAGCGATCCTGAGAAGTCATGCCTGGGATCTTCTCTACTGCAAAGTCGGCAAATACGAAGCTGCACTAAG GTTCACATGCAAGGCATGGCTGTTGGAAGGGCTGTGGATTTGACACAGTTTAGCAGCTACAAAGAGCTTCTCAGCAAACTCGAAGAGATGTTTGACATCAAAGGTGAGCTCTGCGGACCCACCAAAAAATGGCAGGTCGTCTACACTGATGATGAGGATGATATGATGATGGTTGGAGATGACCCTTGGCA TGAGTTCTGCAGTATGGTAAGGAAGATCTTCATATACACAGTGGAGGAAGTCAAGGAACTGTCTCCAAAGGCGAAACTTCCACTCAAGGGAGAATTCAAACCAGGCAAGCCAGATTCTAAGACGACGATTGGCACTGAAGATCACTCGTCCATGGTGGGGTCTGGATTTTGA
- the LOC100241327 gene encoding uncharacterized protein LOC100241327 isoform X2 gives MTPANLAGQFGDTTYTKVFVGGLAWETQKETMKKYFEQFGEILEAVVITDKTTGRSKGYGFVTFREPDAAMRACVDAAPVIDGRRANCNLASLGVQRSKPSTPKHGGGRNFRVMGSFQTGFQGGVGTAFPSAATFPHYAIQQGIPYNLYGYSPYSPDYTYPTSYYSVYGGAAAQYPVYGAGPGGMMTGAGAAFYPYLQFGEGSGGAAASGGYTSGQGYGVQYPHHLVQYSAINSTGGYPQHYGAPMSLAPTPALQSGVNMALHAPISNR, from the exons ATGACTCCAGCTAACTTAGCAGGCCAGTTCGGAGACACCACCTACACCAAAGTCTTTGTTGGTGGGTTGGCTTGGGAGACCCAGAAAGAGACCATGAAGAAATACTTTGAACAGTTTGGAGAGATCTTGGAGGCTGTTGTCATCACTGATAAAACCACTGGAAGATCCAAAGGCTATGGATTT GTCACTTTTCGTGAGCCAGATGCTGCCATGAGAGCTTGTGTTGATGCTGCTCCAGTCATAGACGGGAGGAGGGCCAACTGCAATTTAGCCTCTTTGGGTGTCCAAAGATCTAAGCCCTCTACTCCAAAACatg GTGGAGGCAGGAACTTTAGGGTAATGGGATCTTTTCAGACAGGGTTTCAAGGAGGGGTGGGCACAGCTTTTCCTTCAGCAGCAACCTTCCCTCATTATGCCATCCAACAAGGGATACCCTATAATCTTTATGG GTACTCTCCATACTCCCCAGACTACACATATCCTACG AGCTACTACAGTGTTTATGGAGGTGCAGCTGCCCAATATCCTGTGTATGGGGCAGGGCCAGGAGGGATGATGACCGGCGCAGGCGCAGCTTTTTACCCGTATCTTCAGTTCGGAGAAGGGAGCGGAGGAGCAGCGGCTAGTGGTGGCTACACGTCGGGACAGGGCTATGGAGTCCAGTACCCGCACCACCTTGTTCAGTACTCGGCCATCAACTCCACTGGAGGGTACCCTCAGCATTATGGTGCTCCCATGTCTCTTGCCCCTACCCCTGCGTTGCAATCAG GCGTGAACATGGCTCTTCATGCACCGATATCAAATCGCTAA
- the LOC100241327 gene encoding uncharacterized protein LOC100241327 isoform X3 has translation MTPANLAGQFGDTTYTKVFVGGLAWETQKETMKKYFEQFGEILEAVVITDKTTGRSKGYGFVTFREPDAAMRACVDAAPVIDGRRANCNLASLGVQRSKPSTPKHGGGRNFRVMGSFQTGFQGGVGTAFPSAATFPHYAIQQGIPYNLYGYSPYSPDYTYPTSYYSVYGGAAAQYPVYGAGPGGMMTGAGAAFYPYLQFGEGSGGAAASGGYTSGQGYGVQYPHHLVQYSAINSTGGYPQHYGAPMSLAPTPALQSVCFAVPQA, from the exons ATGACTCCAGCTAACTTAGCAGGCCAGTTCGGAGACACCACCTACACCAAAGTCTTTGTTGGTGGGTTGGCTTGGGAGACCCAGAAAGAGACCATGAAGAAATACTTTGAACAGTTTGGAGAGATCTTGGAGGCTGTTGTCATCACTGATAAAACCACTGGAAGATCCAAAGGCTATGGATTT GTCACTTTTCGTGAGCCAGATGCTGCCATGAGAGCTTGTGTTGATGCTGCTCCAGTCATAGACGGGAGGAGGGCCAACTGCAATTTAGCCTCTTTGGGTGTCCAAAGATCTAAGCCCTCTACTCCAAAACatg GTGGAGGCAGGAACTTTAGGGTAATGGGATCTTTTCAGACAGGGTTTCAAGGAGGGGTGGGCACAGCTTTTCCTTCAGCAGCAACCTTCCCTCATTATGCCATCCAACAAGGGATACCCTATAATCTTTATGG GTACTCTCCATACTCCCCAGACTACACATATCCTACG AGCTACTACAGTGTTTATGGAGGTGCAGCTGCCCAATATCCTGTGTATGGGGCAGGGCCAGGAGGGATGATGACCGGCGCAGGCGCAGCTTTTTACCCGTATCTTCAGTTCGGAGAAGGGAGCGGAGGAGCAGCGGCTAGTGGTGGCTACACGTCGGGACAGGGCTATGGAGTCCAGTACCCGCACCACCTTGTTCAGTACTCGGCCATCAACTCCACTGGAGGGTACCCTCAGCATTATGGTGCTCCCATGTCTCTTGCCCCTACCCCTGCGTTGCAATCAG TGTGTTTTGCTGTGCCACAGGCGTGA
- the LOC100241327 gene encoding uncharacterized protein LOC100241327 isoform X1: MTPANLAGQFGDTTYTKVFVGGLAWETQKETMKKYFEQFGEILEAVVITDKTTGRSKGYGFVTFREPDAAMRACVDAAPVIDGRRANCNLASLGVQRSKPSTPKHGGGRNFRVMGSFQTGFQGGVGTAFPSAATFPHYAIQQGIPYNLYGYSPYSPDYTYPTSYYSVYGGAAAQYPVYGAGPGGMMTGAGAAFYPYLQFGEGSGGAAASGGYTSGQGYGVQYPHHLVQYSAINSTGGYPQHYGAPMSLAPTPALQSGLHWHRHLGFYYFCKACFVVILRILCIFSSILKQSFS; the protein is encoded by the exons ATGACTCCAGCTAACTTAGCAGGCCAGTTCGGAGACACCACCTACACCAAAGTCTTTGTTGGTGGGTTGGCTTGGGAGACCCAGAAAGAGACCATGAAGAAATACTTTGAACAGTTTGGAGAGATCTTGGAGGCTGTTGTCATCACTGATAAAACCACTGGAAGATCCAAAGGCTATGGATTT GTCACTTTTCGTGAGCCAGATGCTGCCATGAGAGCTTGTGTTGATGCTGCTCCAGTCATAGACGGGAGGAGGGCCAACTGCAATTTAGCCTCTTTGGGTGTCCAAAGATCTAAGCCCTCTACTCCAAAACatg GTGGAGGCAGGAACTTTAGGGTAATGGGATCTTTTCAGACAGGGTTTCAAGGAGGGGTGGGCACAGCTTTTCCTTCAGCAGCAACCTTCCCTCATTATGCCATCCAACAAGGGATACCCTATAATCTTTATGG GTACTCTCCATACTCCCCAGACTACACATATCCTACG AGCTACTACAGTGTTTATGGAGGTGCAGCTGCCCAATATCCTGTGTATGGGGCAGGGCCAGGAGGGATGATGACCGGCGCAGGCGCAGCTTTTTACCCGTATCTTCAGTTCGGAGAAGGGAGCGGAGGAGCAGCGGCTAGTGGTGGCTACACGTCGGGACAGGGCTATGGAGTCCAGTACCCGCACCACCTTGTTCAGTACTCGGCCATCAACTCCACTGGAGGGTACCCTCAGCATTATGGTGCTCCCATGTCTCTTGCCCCTACCCCTGCGTTGCAATCAGGTTTGCACTGGCATAGACACCtcggtttttattatttttgtaaagcTTGTTttgtagtgattttaagaattctttgtattttttctaGTATTTTAAAACAGTCTTTCTCGTAA